One stretch of Cryptococcus neoformans var. neoformans B-3501A chromosome 5, whole genome shotgun sequence DNA includes these proteins:
- a CDS encoding hypothetical protein (Match to ESTs gb|CF191147.1|CF191147, gb|CF188970.1|CF188970, gb|CF186341.1|CF186341), producing MARARGVIRFFGGLRPWLPRQVRPSADVTALQQSSIPLDNYYYISFISSTFLPTDLSRPRKHNKMPHTSAPPVLYSFDDTKHLQSSLANFILKAQADAVAHRGVFTIALSGGSLPNQLRPLADIEGIHWDKWQVFFSDERIVPLDHPDSNYAACAKAFLDHVPIKKEQIHTINTSLFREQTRSDPTAEIKPGEEDAAENEAVDIADDYEKQLVQTFGGGNAARYPTFDLILLGMGPDGHTCSLFPGHELLSENDRWVAEIQDSPKPPKRRITFTYPVLNHAFRCAFVASGEGKQDMLSQILDNPEEGLPCSRVRPNSPGLVFWFVDASASAKIQYPKTEYKWIQAAGEDDPVAVERKKMKSEMDAAVKEGERQ from the exons ATGGCAAGAGCCCGCGGCGTTATTCGGTTTTTCGGCGGTCTCCGCCCGTGGCTGCCGAGGCAAGTCCGCCCCTCGGCTGACGTCACGGCCCTGCAGCAGAGCAGTATTCCGCTCGACAATTATTACTACATCTCTTTTATATCATCTACATTTCTTCCCACTGACTTGTCCAGGCCCCGAAAACACAACAAAATGCCCCACACTTCAGCGCCTCCTGTTCTCTACTCGTTCGACGACACCAAGCATCTCCAGTCGTCGCTCGCCAACTTTATCCTCAAAGCTCAGGCAGACGCCGTCGCCCATCGCGGCGTGTTCACGATCGCCCTTTCAGGCGGATCGCTTCCTAACCAGCTCCGTCCCTTGGCGGACATTGAGGGGATTCACTGGGATAAGTGGCAAGTTTTCTTTTCGGACGAGCGTATTGTGCCCCTGGATCACCCCGATAGCAACTATGCGGCCTGCGCCAAGGCGTTCTTGGACCATGTGCCAATCAAAAAGGAGCAGATTCACACTATCAACACCTCGCTCTTCCGGGAACAGACCCGCTCAGACCCTACTGCTGAGATCAAGccgggggaggaggatgcggCGGAGAACGAGGCCGTTGATATCGCAGACGACTATGAAAAGCAGCTCGTCCAGACTTTTGGCGGGGGCAATGCTGCTCGATACCCTACCTTtgacctcatcctcctcggtATGGGTCCCGACGGCCACACTTGCTCCCTGTTCCCCGGCCATGAGCTTTTGTCCGAGAACGACAGGTGGGTTGCGGAGATCCAGGACAGCCCCAAGCCTCCCAAGAGAAGAATCACCTTTAC tTACCCCGTGCTGAACCACGCTTTCCGATGTGCATTCGTTGCTTCAGGTGAAGGCAAGCAGGATATGCTCTCTCAAATTCTTGACAACCCTGAAGAAGGCCTTCCATGCTCTCGCGTCCGCCCCAACTC CCCCGGTCTCGTATTCTGGTTCGTTGACGCTTCCGCTTCGGCCAAGATCCAGTACCCCAAGACCGAATACAAGTGGATCCAGGCTGCGGGCGAGGATGACCCAGTCGCCgtcgagaggaagaagatgaagagtgaGATGGATGCCGCCGTCAAGGAGGGCGAGCGGCAGTGA